One genomic segment of Amycolatopsis granulosa includes these proteins:
- a CDS encoding oligosaccharide flippase family protein, which yields MRIDVPGVARRWWGTSAGSPFGRRGALLNLTAQGTALLIVAVASVLVARIGGPTVLGEYTLLRVLPWLFAVVFSCGLPVASTFFIAGGYRDDPRLRPTLTVLAVLGAGIATVLWLVAAPLLHRELFTATPLRVVALMAATVVTQLITVWGKACCQGAADMRGANLVIVCEELLFLPAYGIAGLAGLRGIDAVVAGMIAGGAAAAGTALGRLAVTGFFRHWSRPRLPLGFAILRYGARGQLGNLLMLVNLRLDFVILGVLAGPAVVGVYAVASKFAELMRLPATALNYVLYPRFARQEPAAADADVQRLLPRAVAGTAAMAPLLAGASVITLPVLYGPAFHSAVLPACILLAGLAVEGAAAVSSAYLCGRGRPGANSWGMGAGALVTVALDLVLIPRAGAVGAAIASSAAYLVTTGLLTTIAQGLARRSVAVVVADGGEPA from the coding sequence GGGCACGAGCGCGGGCAGTCCCTTCGGCCGCCGCGGCGCGCTGCTCAACCTCACCGCGCAGGGCACCGCGTTGCTCATCGTCGCCGTGGCCAGCGTGCTGGTGGCGCGGATCGGCGGACCGACCGTGCTGGGCGAGTACACGCTGCTGCGGGTGCTGCCCTGGCTGTTCGCCGTCGTGTTCAGCTGCGGGTTGCCCGTCGCCTCGACGTTCTTCATCGCCGGCGGCTACCGCGACGACCCGCGGCTGCGGCCCACGCTCACCGTCCTCGCGGTCCTCGGCGCGGGCATCGCGACGGTGCTGTGGCTGGTGGCGGCACCGCTGTTGCACCGGGAACTGTTCACCGCCACGCCGCTGCGGGTGGTCGCGCTGATGGCCGCCACGGTGGTCACGCAGCTGATCACCGTCTGGGGCAAGGCCTGCTGCCAGGGCGCCGCCGACATGCGCGGGGCCAACCTGGTGATCGTGTGCGAGGAGCTGCTGTTCCTGCCTGCCTACGGCATCGCCGGCCTGGCCGGGCTGCGTGGTATCGACGCCGTGGTGGCCGGCATGATCGCCGGCGGTGCGGCGGCCGCGGGGACGGCGCTGGGACGGCTGGCCGTCACCGGCTTCTTCCGCCACTGGTCACGGCCGCGCCTGCCGCTCGGCTTCGCCATCCTGCGCTACGGCGCCCGCGGTCAGCTGGGCAACCTGCTGATGCTGGTCAACCTCCGGCTGGACTTCGTGATCCTCGGCGTGCTCGCCGGTCCGGCGGTGGTCGGGGTGTACGCGGTCGCCTCGAAGTTCGCCGAGCTCATGCGCCTGCCGGCGACCGCGCTGAACTACGTGCTCTACCCGCGCTTCGCCCGGCAGGAACCGGCCGCGGCCGACGCGGACGTGCAGCGCCTGCTGCCCCGGGCGGTGGCCGGCACCGCGGCCATGGCGCCGCTGCTGGCGGGCGCGTCGGTGATCACACTGCCGGTGCTGTACGGGCCGGCGTTCCATTCGGCGGTGCTGCCGGCGTGCATCCTGCTGGCCGGGCTCGCCGTCGAGGGAGCCGCCGCCGTGTCGTCGGCCTACCTGTGCGGCCGGGGCCGGCCCGGCGCGAACTCGTGGGGCATGGGCGCCGGCGCACTGGTCACCGTGGCGCTCGACCTCGTGCTCATCCCGCGCGCGGGCGCCGTGGGCGCGGCCATCGCGTCCAGCGCGGCCTACCTCGTGACCACCGGGCTGCTCACCACGATCGCGCAGGGGCTCGCCCGGCGCTCGGTCGCCGTGGTGGTGGCGGACGGTGGTGAACCGGCATGA